CCGTCGCAGCTCGTCTGGCGCCATCCGTTCCCGGGACCTGGCCTCGCCGTGCGCATCATCGGTGCGGTGACCCGCGAGGGGCTCGATCTTCTTCGCGACTGCGACCAGATCCTGCTCGATGAAATTCACGCCGCGAACCTCTATCGCGTGACCAGTCAGGTCTTCGCGGTACTGCTGCCCGTTCGCACGGTCGGCGTGATGGGCGATGGTCGCACCTATGACTCCGTCATCGCGCTACGCGCGGTCGAGTCGCAGGACTTCATGACGGCGGATTGGTGTCGCCTTCCTCATGAAGTGCTCGCGACCATTTCGAGCCGCATCATCAACGAAGTGAAGGGCGTCAACCGCGTCGTCTACGACATTTCGTCGAAGCCACCGGCGACGATTGAATGGGAGTAGCGGCGCCGAGACGGGCGAAGATCGGCCGAGGCGTATCGGCCTCGGCGCTCGCCCGGCCGCCCAGAGAGACGCGCGACTTCCGCGCGATGATCCATGTATGACCTGATCGGCGACATCCACGGCCACGCGGCCACGCTGCACGCCCTGCTCACGAAGCTTGGGTATGCACTTCGCGGCGGTGCGTGGCGCCATCCGGAGCGAACGGCAATCTTCCTCGGAGACTTCGTCGATCGCGGTCCGGAGATCCGCGCGACCATCGACACGGTGCGCCGCATGGTCGATGCGGGGAGCGCGCGGGCGGTCATCGGAAACCATGAGATCAACGCGCTGGCATACGCCACGCCGCGGCTCGACGCGGAAGGTGGGTTCTGTCGTCCTCACACGGAGCGCAATCGCCGTCTGCATGAGGCGACGCTCTCGCAGCTCTCAGCAAGCGAGCGCGTGGAGGCGATCGAGTGGTTCCGGACGCTTCCGCTTTGGCTTGATCTTGGAGGCGTGCGGGTCGTCCACGCGTGCTGGGATGAGCCCTCGATCGCATGCGTGCGTGAGGTGCTGGCCGAGGAAGGCGGCATGACTGACGACGCCGTGCGGCGCCTGCACGAAGAGGGGACTCCCGAATTCGACGCCATGGAGATGATCTTGAAGGGCCCTGAAATCAGGCTTCCCGCAGGCGTGGTCCTTCAGGACAGCGAAGGTCATCCCCGTCGGGTCATCCGGGCGCGGTGGTTTGAGTCACCCAAGGCATGGACCTACGACGAGGTGGTCTTTCCACCGTCGCCGATGGTGCCGAGCGTCGAGGTGCCGCAGGGTGAGCGGCGCGACCTTCCGTACTACCCCGCGTCGGCGCCGCCGCTCTTCTTCGGCCACTACTGGATGTCGGGCGAGTCGCGTCCGACGCTTCTTGCGCCGAACCTCGCATGCCTCGACTGGTCCGTAGCCCGAGGCGGATGGCTCGTCGCCTATCGCTGGGAGGGCGAGCAGCACCTCGATCCGGCGCGGCTCCACTGGGTCCCCGTCAACACCGCGACGCATACGATGCTCCCATGACGACTCCCGCGACCATGGCCAGGCCTTCTGGTGCTTCTGAAGCTGCATCCCTGATCGAGCCGGCACTGGCCTCGAACCCGGTGGTCCGCGACGCGGTCTCGCGAATCCTCGCGGAACTCAGGAGCGCGCAGGCGAAGATCGTTGGGGCCCGCGCACCGAGCGCCGAGCGCCGCGTGACGCTCGATGAGTGGCTGCACCGCACCGCCGAAGTGAAGGGAAGGCCAGCCTTCTATCCCTATCTTGGTACGGGGCTCGGCCATGGTGCCCTTGTTGAGCTGGCCGACGGCAGTGTGAAGTGGGACATGATCGGCGGCATCGGCGTGCACATGTTCGGTCATGGTGATCCAGAGATGGTCGAAGCGGCGCTCATCGCCGCGCTCTCGGACACCGTGATGCAGGGTCATCTCCAGTTCAACGCCGACAGCACCGCCTTCGCGGAGTTGCTGGTTTCCGAAGCGTCGCGCTCAAGCGCCATCAAGCACTGCTTCGTGAGCAACTCAGGCTGCATGGTGAATGAGGCCGCGCTCAAGGTCTGTCAGCAGAAGACCCATGCGGCGCCGCGCGTGATCGCCTTCGCCGACTGCTTCATGGGACGATCGACGACCATGGCGCAGATCGGCGACGGCCCCAACTATCGCCAGGGCGTGGCGCTCAATGTGCAGGTCGACTACATGCCCTTCTACGATCCGGATCTCGGCCCGCGGTCGACCGAGATCGCCTTGTGGCATCTTCGGCAGACCCTCGATCGCTATCCGCGCCAGCACTCCTGCTTCGTGATGGAACTGATCCAGGGGGAAGGGGGCTTCAATGTGGCGCCGCGCGAGTTCTTCGTGCCGCTCCTCGATCTCTGCCGCGAGCGAGGCATTCCCATCTGGTTCGACGAGGTGCAGTCCTTCGGCAGAACCACCAGCATGTTCGCCTTTCAGACACTCGACCTCGGTTCATACGCCGATGTGGTGACGATCGGCAAGATGTCACAGGCGTGCGCCTGCCTCTACACGGCGGAGATGAATCCGAAGCCTGGCCTGCTGGCGGGGACTTTCACCGCGGCGACGAGTGCGTTTCATGTCGGACTTCGCGTGCTTCAGCGGCTGCGTGACGGCGGGTACTACGGGCCCGACGGTCGAATCGCGAAGCTGCATGCGGCTTTCAGAGAACGAGCCGAGGCGCTGGTGGCGAAGCACCCGGAGTGGTTCCCTCCGGTTCGACTCGCCTTCGGACGGACCTCTTCGCGCGTTGTTGGTGGGATCGGCGGGATGATGCGACTCACGCCGTTCGGTGGTGACAAGGACCGGATCAACACGCTGCTCAAGCATCTCTTCGAAGATGGTGTCATCACCCTTGGCTGCGGCCACGGTCCCTATCACCTGCGATTCCTGCCGCCGATCGGAGTCTTCCGCCCGGAGCAGTTCGATCCGGTCTTCGAGATTCTCGAGCGCTCACTCGCGCGCTCCTGACGCGCGACGGGAAGGCGTCCGCCCCCGTACACTGCCGTCATGTTCATTGTCCGACAGGCCGTCATCGATGACCTGCCGACGCTCTTGAAGCTGGCCAAGATGGTCCACTTCATCAATCTGCCGGCGGACAAGGACATCATCGGTGCCAAGATCGCCCGTAGCCGCAGGAGCTTCGCGGGCCAGGCGAAGGATCCGCACGAGCGTCAATTCCTCTTTGTGCTCGAGGACACCGAGACGGGTGCCGTCATCGGGACCTCGGCGGTCATCAGTTGCATCAGTTGGCCGGGGTGGCCCCATGTCTTTCTCAAGGTGCGGCGCCGCTCCTACTTCAGCGAGGACCTTCAGCAGGGCTCGGTCCACACCACCGTGCAGTTCGGAAGCGATGAGAGCGGGCCGAGTGAAGTGGGGGGTCTTATTCTCGCCCCGGGCTATCGAGGCCACCGTGAACGGCTGGGTTCACTGCTCTCGCTGATTCGCCTGCATTATGTGGGGCTGCACCGCGATCAATTCGCCGATCGAATGCTGGCGGAACTGATGGGACCGCTGTCGACGGACAGTCGCACGCTCCTCTGGGAGTACCTCGGGCGGCGCTTCATCAACTTGAGCTATCACGAGGCGGACCTCTTCTGCCAGCACAGCAAGGAGTTCATGACTGCCCTCTGGCCGCGCGACGAGATGCATGTCTCGATTCTGCCGGCGGAGGCGCGGGCGCTCATCGGCAAGGTGGGCGAGGAGACCGTCGCCGCGAAGGCGATGCTCGAGCGCCAGAGCTTCGAGTTCAACGGATGTGTCGATCCCTTCGACGGCGGTCCGTACCTCGAGGCGAAGACCGATGAAATCCCGTTGGTCAAGGCCACGCGCTCGCTGGCCTTCGGCGGTGCCGCCGATGTGGCGCACGGCGGCGCCGAGGCGTTCGTCAGCTTCCGTTCGAAGGAGCATGGCTATCGCGCGCTGCGCTCGCCGATCCGCATGGAGGGTGAGTCGGTGCTGCTGCCCGAGGCGGCGGCGGAAGCGCTTGGAGCCCGCAAGGGCAACGCCATCGGCGTGACGCCCCTCGATGCATCGAGTGATGGGCGCAGCAAGCGGCGCAAGACCTCCGCCAGCTCGCTCTCGGCGCTGAGCGAGCTTCGCGAATCTCCGGCCGAAGTGGCCACACCCCCTCGGAAGTGACGCATGAAGGATCTCTGCATCGCGTGGATCCTGCGCTCGGGAGGCCCGCTGTGCACGAAGTGATCGAGTCGCGCAATCCGGCCCGCCCCGACGAGATCGTCTGGCGCGGGGAGGCGACGATCGAAGTGCTCGATGCTGCCGTCCGGCGGGCTCGCAAGGCGGCTCCCGCATGGGCGCGACGACCCGAATCGGAGCGCGTGGCGCTTCTCGAATGCTGGCGCGAGGTGACTGCGTCGCGCGCCGAGGAGCTCGCGCAGTTGATCACGCGCGAGATGGGTAAGACGCTGGACGAGAGTCGCGCCGAGGCGAAGCTTCTTGGCGAGAAGGTGGTTGTCACGCTGGCGGAAGGCTCTCGCTCGCGGGTGCGCGACTTCACGGTCGAGGTTCCGGCTGGCCGTCGCGGTGAGTGTCGCTTCCGACCCTATGGCGTCATGGCGGTCGTGGGGCCATTCAACTTCCCGGCGCATCTGCCCAATGGGCACTGGGTGCCGGCGCTGCTCTTGGGCAACTGCGTCATCTTCAAGCCAAGCGATCGCACGCCCGGAGTCGGTGCCATGCTCGGTGAGATGGCGCGGCAGGCGGGCTTCCCCGAAGGCGTGTTCGAAGTCGTGCAGGGGGCCTCGGCAGTTGCGCGAGCCCTTGTCGCCCATCCCGACATCGACGGGATCCTCTTCACCGGAAGCTGGCCCGTGGGGCGCGCCATTCTCGAAGCGAATCTCGATCGACCGGGCCGCATCGTGGCACTCGAACTCGGGGGGAGCAACCCCGCGCTCGTCCTTCCCGATGTCGCGTCAGCGGGCGATGGATTCGGCGCAGGCGGAGGCTCGCTCTTCGATCACGCCGTGCTGGAGTGCATGCGCGCGGCGTTCATCACCACTGGGCAACGCTGCACCTGCACCAGGCGGATCATCGTGCATCGATCAGTGGCGCCACGATTCATCGAGGCGCTGGTGCGCGCCGCAGCGCGGTGCACTGCGGGGCCCGGAGATGCCTCGCCTGCGCCCTTCATGGGCCCGCTGGTCAGCCGTGCGGCGCGCGATGCGGTGTTCGCATTCGTTGCCGAGCATGAGCGGCGCGGGAGTCGTGTGCACTTGCGTCCTGAGGCGCTCGACGCTCCGGGGTGGTTTGTGACGCCGGGTGTGATCGAGGTCGAACGCTTCGACCGTGCGACCGATTGCGAGTGCTTCGGTCCCGTGGTTCAGGTGGCTGCGGTCGACTCACTCGAGGCGATGATCGCTCAGGCCAATGCAACGGACTTTGGCCTGGCGGCGTCGGTGTTCACCGCCGATGAGCGCGCCTGGAACGAGTGCCGTGAGTCCATTCGCAGCGGCCTCGTGAACTGGAACTGCGGGACGGCCGGTGCGAGCGGCAAGCTTCCCTTTGGGGGCCTGGGTCGGAGTGGGAACCTCCGACCCGCCGGTGCATTCAGCGTGGACTACTGCGCGTTTCCCAAGGCGTCCATGATCGAAGCTCCGCCAAGGCGCTGATGATCCGTCTCGTGGCCTCAGGGGCAGGGGCCCCACAGGCCGAGCAGCAGTGAGATGTCGGCGCCGTTCACCACGCCACTCCCATCGAGATCGAGTGGTGAGCCCGGGCCGACGACGCCCCATGAGCCAAGGAGAATGCTCAGATCGGCGCCATTCACCATGCCGTCATTATTCAGGTCGGCGTCACAGTCGAGCACCGTCATGCCGAGAGGCACCAGGGTGTCAGGATGAATGTTCACGAAGCCCGGGCCGTTGTGAAGCGCCGGGACAACATTGGAGCGCTTGGTCAACATTCCAAGCCGCTTGCCGCAGGGCTTGCCCTGGATCGGTGAATCTCCATCCAGACCCCATACGCCGTTGACCTTCGCGTACTCGCGCACGGAGCCGTCGCAGGCGATCCACAGGCGCTCTCCGCGATCCGCGATGACCGATGACGGGATGCAGGACCCGAGCGGAATCGACTCAACGAAGATCTGCCCGCTGTCCGGGTTCAGCAGCACGCTGAAGAGGGAGTTGCTCGCCGAGGTGAAGAACCACGCCCGACCAGTCTCTGGATTCACACTCACGGAGCCATCGCCGGCCATGGGAATGTTCTGAGGCACGATGATGCTCGAAAGCTGGTTGCCGAGGGTTCGATCGAACCGGACGATTCGGCGCTGCGGAATCGAGAGGATGGTCACGGCGTCCAATGTGTCGTCGTAGGCCAAGGCTGACACGGGAGGGCTGTTCGAGGTGGAGCTGATCAGGGCGCCCTCATCGTTGAGTCGATAGAGCTTGTCTCCGTCGCTCACATAGATGTCGCCCCGGCGACCGACCGCCATGCTCCGCGGGTCGAGCGAGGCACCGTCGCCGAAGGCGGCGAGTGCACCATCAAACAGGTCGAGCCGCTGCATCGATCGAGTTCCATTGGGAGCGATGGTGAGCAGCAGAGCGGCGTTGAAATCAGGGTGGAAGTCGAGGGCGCGCACATCCATGTCAGCGGGAATGGAGAGCGTCCCCCCGATCGGGCTTGGAGAACCGGCGAAGGAGAGGTCGATGGACTGCACCAGGCCCGGCAGACCTCCGAACGAGGGGAAGAATGTGATGCCGAGCAGCGGACGCACGGCGAAGAACGAGTCAACGATCCGATACAGGCCGTCCCCTGAGGGATGGTTCAGAACGCTGACAAGGGCGAGGAAGTCGGCACCCTCGTCGGGTCGAATGTAGACAACCATGTTCGTGTAGTTGGCCACGACATTCTTGAATGCGGACTGCGTGGCGTTGGCGGGGTCGTCGGCGGGATCGCGGTATTGAATCTGCCGTGTGGTGCCCCACTTCTCGATCCCCGTCAGGGTGACCGCGTGGCCCCCGGTGCGATTGAGAAGCGGCACGCCGTTGATCACGCCGATCTGGGTGTATCGGCCATACGCAAACTCAACAATCCAGCCGGAGCAGGCAACCGCACCCATCTTCTCCACGGTCGGCCAGTATGACGGCTGAAGCCACTTGTGCTGCCAAGAGAGAATCGGCGAGCTGCTGAGCCACACCGATGCTCCGTTGACCCAGCCCGTGCCCCCGGTGCCACCGGTGGGACTGGTGTTCATGAGCGCACCCAGTGTTTGAATCGCCGAGGTCGCGTCGTTGTATCGGAGGTTCGACTGCCAGAACCCGGGGCCTGGAGGGGTGTTCGGGAAGCCGTTGTTGGCGGCATAGGCGAAGAGATTCACCGCCCCGGTCGGAACGCAGTACATGGCACCGTTGGCGGGCAGCCCAGGAGTGTTGCCGGAGGGTGAGCGCCGCTGGTCAAGGTCAGGCATGAATTTGATGCGGTACTTGATGCCGACTCCGCCGGGAAGGTAGAGCGACTCGACGACGCTCGACTCCGCTCGGGGCGCAATGGCAGTCGCCACGACAGTGGCGAGGGCAAGGGACGCAAGCTTCGCACGGCAGACGGTGATGGGACGGCGGGACATTGGTAGATCGCCTCTTCTCTCTTCACATCGATCGGATCCTGGGTGCGGGCCTGATGGCGTGTTGACGCGCACCTTGAATCCCAAGATCGGGCGGCTCTCGCTCCGACCTCACGGCGCTTCAGGGGAACACCCACCTGAAGGATCTCAGGATTGAAAGCGCAGACTCCCCGCCGAACCCCTCGAGATTCCGGAGTCAGACTTCGAGCGGGCGCCTGCCGCGACCGGGGAGCGAGGCATCGGGTGCCCACGCGCCGATGTCCTGATGCATGGCTCCGCCCGCCCCCAGGAACGAGTCACTCGGCAGTGCGGTCGCCGAGAGCGCGCTCGTCTGACGGTTCGCGAGATCGCACCCCGCCATGATCCTGAGAGCAACGAGCGTCGCGGCAGTCGCGCCAAGGGTGCGGGGCAAAGCGGACCTCGTGGTCACTCGCTTCATCATTGTTCTCCCTCGTCCCGAGGGGAGTCACCCAAACGAAGATCCTCGGGCGAGTTGGAGCAGGATCGCACTCCGATTTCGGAGTCGTGTTCTTCAGTCTCCGATTGCATGGTGCTGCTCTTGACGGGCATCGACGCACCAGTACCTTGGAGACGGGGTCATGTGCGGCCCCCGTTCGGCGTGACCTGCGTGACTCTCTCATGGCGAGAGGTGTCATGTTGTTCGTCTTCGAGTGATCGGGAGATCTGCGTCGTGAACCTGCGAGTGCCTTCCTTCGTCGCGGCCGCGGTGCTGGTCGGAAGCGCCGCTGCGGCGACCGTTGATGTCTATGTCTACAACCTCGAGTTCAGCATCAATCCACCCGGCGGGCCGGTGGTGGATCCGGTGATCGCTGTGGGTGACACCGTGCGCTGGGTGCATCTCCAGGGCAATCACACGACCACCTCGGTCGTCGGCAGCGTGGAAGTGTGGAACGCGCCGATCAGTTCAAGCAGTCCGACCTTCTCCCACACCTTCACGCATGCAGGCGTCTTTCACTACTACTGCATTCCTCACGGTTTCGACAACGGAGATGGCACCGCGGGAGGAATGGCCGGCATCGTCACGGTCCTCGATGCCCCGTTCGGCGCGTGCTGCCTTGCCAATGGAACATGCGATCTTCTGACCGAGGCTGCCTGCATCGCCGCAGGGGGAGCGTTCCAGGGAGTTGGGAGCGCCTGCGCCGCGGCCCTGTGTGCCGCGCAGCCGATGACCGTCGAGTTTCAGGCGTCGCAAGACAACATCCTGTATGAGTCGGCCACGGGGTCCGTCAGCAATGCGCTCGGACAGTACCTCTACGCAGGCAATCAGAACAACGGCGCGAAGAGGCGGCCGGTGGTTCGATTCGACACTTCTTCGATCCCTGCTGGAGCGACGGTCCAGTCAGCCGCCATGACGCTCTTCTGCAACCAGTCTCAGGGTGCGGCCACGGCTGTGACCGCTCACCGGCTCCTCGCCTCGTGGGGAGAGGGGACCTCTCAGGCTGGCGGCAACGAGTCCAGTGGAGCGGCGGCTACGGTGGGCGATGCGACCTGGTTGCACCGCTTCTTCGCGACGACCTTCTGGTCCTCGCCAGGTGGCGACTTCGTCGGAGCCGCCAGTGCGTCGACGGTCATCGCCGCAAGCAACTCGAGCTACACCTGGTCAGGCGCCGCCGTGGTTGCGGATGTTCAACATTGGGTTGACATGCCCGACACCAACCATGGCTGGATTCTCTTCGGCGATGAGGGCAGCAGCTCAAACACCAAGCGATTCCAGAGTCGCCAGGGCGCAGCGGTCGCCACACGACCGAAGCTGACAGTGACCTACATGCCACCATCGCCTACCGGAGCATGCTGCTTCTCCGATGGAGGATGTGAGTCGACCACCGAGCATGACTGCATGATGGCGGGTGGCGTGTTCCACGGCGCGGGAAGCGAGTGCGCCAGCGTCGCCTGTGCCGTGGTGCTCGAACCCTTCCTCGTGGAGCTGCCCCGCCCCGGGGTCGCGACGCCGGTGAGTGGAGTTCCCGGAGGCGCAGCGCATTACGAGATTGCGATGACAGAGCAGATGCAGCAACTGCATCCTTCGCTTCCGCCCACCCGCGTCTGGGGGTACGCGGGCTCGTACCCGGGTCCGACCATCGAAGCCTTCCGAGGCGAGCCGGTGACCGTCATCTGGAAGAACGATCTCCGGGCCTGGGAGACGGGTCAGCTGCGATCGACCCATGCGCTCGCCGTGGACACCTGTCTTCATGGTCCCGACATGACGGGCGAGGTTCCAGTGGCGGTGGTGCACCTCCATGGCGGCAAGGTTGCCCACGACAGCGATGGATATCCCGAGTATGCGTTCCCGCCCGGATCACAGTCGCCGCTCTACCACTACCCGAACGATCAGCCCGCGGCCACGCTGTGGTATCACGACCATGCGCTGGGAATCACGCGATTGAATGTGGTCATGGGTATGGCCGGCTTTTACCTGCTCCGCGATGCGGAGGAGAGCGCCCTCGGTCTTCCGTCAGGCGAATTCGAGATTCCCATGGCGATCCAGGATCGCTCGTTCCGTGCGGATGGTTCGATCGATTATCCGGAGCACTGGCAAGGGCACTTCTTCGGCAACACGATTCTCGTCAACGGCAAGGTG
This region of Phycisphaeraceae bacterium genomic DNA includes:
- a CDS encoding metallophosphoesterase yields the protein MYDLIGDIHGHAATLHALLTKLGYALRGGAWRHPERTAIFLGDFVDRGPEIRATIDTVRRMVDAGSARAVIGNHEINALAYATPRLDAEGGFCRPHTERNRRLHEATLSQLSASERVEAIEWFRTLPLWLDLGGVRVVHACWDEPSIACVREVLAEEGGMTDDAVRRLHEEGTPEFDAMEMILKGPEIRLPAGVVLQDSEGHPRRVIRARWFESPKAWTYDEVVFPPSPMVPSVEVPQGERRDLPYYPASAPPLFFGHYWMSGESRPTLLAPNLACLDWSVARGGWLVAYRWEGEQHLDPARLHWVPVNTATHTMLP
- a CDS encoding aminotransferase class III-fold pyridoxal phosphate-dependent enzyme; its protein translation is MTTPATMARPSGASEAASLIEPALASNPVVRDAVSRILAELRSAQAKIVGARAPSAERRVTLDEWLHRTAEVKGRPAFYPYLGTGLGHGALVELADGSVKWDMIGGIGVHMFGHGDPEMVEAALIAALSDTVMQGHLQFNADSTAFAELLVSEASRSSAIKHCFVSNSGCMVNEAALKVCQQKTHAAPRVIAFADCFMGRSTTMAQIGDGPNYRQGVALNVQVDYMPFYDPDLGPRSTEIALWHLRQTLDRYPRQHSCFVMELIQGEGGFNVAPREFFVPLLDLCRERGIPIWFDEVQSFGRTTSMFAFQTLDLGSYADVVTIGKMSQACACLYTAEMNPKPGLLAGTFTAATSAFHVGLRVLQRLRDGGYYGPDGRIAKLHAAFRERAEALVAKHPEWFPPVRLAFGRTSSRVVGGIGGMMRLTPFGGDKDRINTLLKHLFEDGVITLGCGHGPYHLRFLPPIGVFRPEQFDPVFEILERSLARS
- a CDS encoding arginine N-succinyltransferase translates to MFIVRQAVIDDLPTLLKLAKMVHFINLPADKDIIGAKIARSRRSFAGQAKDPHERQFLFVLEDTETGAVIGTSAVISCISWPGWPHVFLKVRRRSYFSEDLQQGSVHTTVQFGSDESGPSEVGGLILAPGYRGHRERLGSLLSLIRLHYVGLHRDQFADRMLAELMGPLSTDSRTLLWEYLGRRFINLSYHEADLFCQHSKEFMTALWPRDEMHVSILPAEARALIGKVGEETVAAKAMLERQSFEFNGCVDPFDGGPYLEAKTDEIPLVKATRSLAFGGAADVAHGGAEAFVSFRSKEHGYRALRSPIRMEGESVLLPEAAAEALGARKGNAIGVTPLDASSDGRSKRRKTSASSLSALSELRESPAEVATPPRK
- a CDS encoding aldehyde dehydrogenase family protein, with product MDPALGRPAVHEVIESRNPARPDEIVWRGEATIEVLDAAVRRARKAAPAWARRPESERVALLECWREVTASRAEELAQLITREMGKTLDESRAEAKLLGEKVVVTLAEGSRSRVRDFTVEVPAGRRGECRFRPYGVMAVVGPFNFPAHLPNGHWVPALLLGNCVIFKPSDRTPGVGAMLGEMARQAGFPEGVFEVVQGASAVARALVAHPDIDGILFTGSWPVGRAILEANLDRPGRIVALELGGSNPALVLPDVASAGDGFGAGGGSLFDHAVLECMRAAFITTGQRCTCTRRIIVHRSVAPRFIEALVRAAARCTAGPGDASPAPFMGPLVSRAARDAVFAFVAEHERRGSRVHLRPEALDAPGWFVTPGVIEVERFDRATDCECFGPVVQVAAVDSLEAMIAQANATDFGLAASVFTADERAWNECRESIRSGLVNWNCGTAGASGKLPFGGLGRSGNLRPAGAFSVDYCAFPKASMIEAPPRR
- a CDS encoding DNRLRE domain-containing protein, producing MNLRVPSFVAAAVLVGSAAAATVDVYVYNLEFSINPPGGPVVDPVIAVGDTVRWVHLQGNHTTTSVVGSVEVWNAPISSSSPTFSHTFTHAGVFHYYCIPHGFDNGDGTAGGMAGIVTVLDAPFGACCLANGTCDLLTEAACIAAGGAFQGVGSACAAALCAAQPMTVEFQASQDNILYESATGSVSNALGQYLYAGNQNNGAKRRPVVRFDTSSIPAGATVQSAAMTLFCNQSQGAATAVTAHRLLASWGEGTSQAGGNESSGAAATVGDATWLHRFFATTFWSSPGGDFVGAASASTVIAASNSSYTWSGAAVVADVQHWVDMPDTNHGWILFGDEGSSSNTKRFQSRQGAAVATRPKLTVTYMPPSPTGACCFSDGGCESTTEHDCMMAGGVFHGAGSECASVACAVVLEPFLVELPRPGVATPVSGVPGGAAHYEIAMTEQMQQLHPSLPPTRVWGYAGSYPGPTIEAFRGEPVTVIWKNDLRAWETGQLRSTHALAVDTCLHGPDMTGEVPVAVVHLHGGKVAHDSDGYPEYAFPPGSQSPLYHYPNDQPAATLWYHDHALGITRLNVVMGMAGFYLLRDAEESALGLPSGEFEIPMAIQDRSFRADGSIDYPEHWQGHFFGNTILVNGKVWPYLEVKRGKYRFRLLNGSTSRAYTLALSDRSPFWQIGSDLGLLEAPVQLSEVTILPGERADMIFDFASYDSGTEVVLLNSAPAPYPGFPGVGVVPNVMKFIVGPERGHTAPLPGFLVPVPRIDPGSAVRERVLDLAVMPGSKCPGHHEGMWMIDGRHWGEITEFPVMGTTEIWTWRNDSGVSHPMHMHLEPTQVLNRQAIDPVSGEPTGPLIPPAPNEMGWKDTVDAWPGYFTRVIVHFDQYLGLFPYHCHILEHEDHEMMRQFKVVHPGDLNVDGFVNGVDLAILLGQWGACADCTADINRDGDVNGADLAILLGGWTG